GCAGCACTGAATTTTTTGCATTAGGTCCTGTGAGCTTTCGGCTCAGACCCAGTCTGTGGGTGCTGGGCAATATGCAGTGGAGGAAATGACAGATGTTGGCAGACAATTAAATAACAAGATCTGATGAAAATAACATCCTAGGAAATACTGGGGCATCCTTTTTATGGATTTCCTACATGTGTTGAGgctattttaaagcaaatcaaCTCCTACTCCTTACAGGGTAAACAGGATTATTCCTTCTATGGAACATGAGGCAGCATAAACGTCAACATTTGTGTATCATTGATATTTCCAGTCATACTTCAAGTATTGCCTCGCCCCAAACATGTATCCCACCATTCAGAGCCTAGTGGCAgtcttcagagagctttaaGCATTGGCAGCGCATGACAGGAAGAGTCTCCATGGAGGAAAACCTAAAGTCTCTCCGTGGAGGAGGACCTCCTGGAGCAGCACCAACAGACCAACTCCTTCAGGAGCTGTCCAACCGGTCGGCTGTGGTATGGACAACAAGGAAGACGAGGGCAACAAGGAGCAGGGACAGGACAAGGACTGGATGATAGGGGTTTTATTCCACTTGGAAGCAACTCACCCCAAGCTGCGTTGGTTGAAGGTTACAGAGCGAGCAAATGCCAGAGGCTTTCCGGGAATCGGGAAGGGCGACGTGCAAGGTCACAGAGGGTCAGTAAGGCAGGTCTGCGTGGACAAAGTACAGGTAATGAGAAATGCTGACCACATCTGTCGGGAAGGGGTGGTGTGTTAAGGgaattttcagcaaaatacaaCTTACTTTCTAATCACCTGGCTGGGGGTGTAGTTTGCCCGTTCACAGCAGGGGAAGACACTTTGCATGACCTGGTGCTCTTGGCAGCTTTGGAGACCTGTCAAAAGATGGGTGGAGGAGACCCATGGAGGAGGGGCTGGATGGCAAGAGGATGTGCTGTTCAGCAGCTCTTAACCTTGAACACACCAAGAGGAGATGCAAGAGGCGAGAAGTACAAACCTCTCCCCTTTCACTAGCTTTAAACCAGGCAAGTGGTACTGGTACAACAGGGTGCAGCCAAAGAGGCTGCAACTCTGTGGGACACAGTGGTTTGAGCCACTTCCCTTGACTTTGGGTGCTATTGAGCTTGGATATAACATCTGGCTCAGCAAGGCAGGGCTCAGCCTCCCAGGggtgagggagaaaaggagcaACTGTTCCCTGGTCCCAGGGTCGCCATGGGTTGGGAGCAGGGACATGGCCCCACCAGTGACACAGCCAGGCTGCCCCTCCACTCCCTGCACCCAGGTGACTCCTGCAGACCACTTTCAGAGACTTAccttaagaaataaaacaaaatggcagagccttaaaaaaaaaattaaagttttaagCACATCCAACTTTGGGATAGAGCGTAAAATTTCTTGCCagagaatttaaaacaaactggaAGCCGATCATCTACTCATTTAAACGACGTGCCTGGAGCTAAACCAGCCAGGCTGAATAATCTCTGCACTGCTTTCATccttcttcagtttttcctttgttccaTCAGCCACATGTGCGTTAAGTGTAAATTGAAGGGCTCTTAGCTGGAAAAGCAGATTGTGAAAAGGGCTTGGCCCTCATCTTATAATTCAGCTGCAGTATTACAATTATTCTTAATAGCACTCTTATTTTGTTGTATTATTTATTCTGGCTAGAACCCTCTAGGATCccttgaaggcttttttttttttttttccctggtggATTTAGCCAACATCCACTCATGAATCcagatgtttctgcttttatccACGGGAATTTTATGGTATGGATATGCCAAGATTATAACTTCAGGCTCAGCCTCAAGACAAGTATTTTTCAAATTCCCTAAATCAAAAATGGAAAGTGCCATGAAAAACCTGGGCCTTACTGCATTCAGCATGCCAGAATGGAAATCAAACCGTAGGACAATATTGCTCAAGGTTCTGGGTCTGTGTTGATACAGTCTCCTATGTCACACCAGGAATTACAGCCCAGATCGTGCTATTTTCCACCTCCTCGGACACAGACTCTTGCCTTTAGCACATCTTCAGCTCTTCTTTCCATTCACTAGCCTGAAGTCAGGAGCGAAGATACATGTGGGTCCAAGATGCTCACACTGGAAAAAAGATTACTCACTGCGAGCCAGAGCCACTGCTGGTGTACTGACATGAATGAAAATGCGTCTGTGGATGGCAGCTCCCCACCATCAGCACAGATCCTCTCCCCAGCCAAAACTGGTTCTGAAATAAGGGCAGTGACAAGATGTACCCTGCCCCAGTGGGGACCTGCTGAATAACGCAAGTGTCTGCTGGGTCTTTGACAGCACTTTGGGTaaacaaccaaacccaaactCATTCCTTGTCCAGAGTGAGGAAAGCAGCACGAAGCAGGCATTAAAATAACCTTAATAACCTTCCTGTCTGTGCCGTGCTGCCTCGGCTTTCCTTCAGGCACTCCCAGCCATGGTGTCCTGGGTTTCTTCCCGGCTCTCTGTTTGTCAGCATGAGGGTCCTGACAGATGTTGCTGGGCGGTGGTGGTCAGTGCAAGCATGGTGGCTCGGATGGTGTCCCCTATTAGGGATGGCCATGTCCTTCCAAGTGCCCCGAGGTCACTCAGGAGCACAACAGCAAACACAGGAGATGgacaaaacagttttcattgGCCTTTTGGCAACAAACTACAAACATCACCTGCCCGTGGCCATGCTGTGCACAAAAAGGATGCAATGCTACGCCCGAGCCCACAGAAGGTGAATTTTAGCTCTTCCTCCAGGACACTCATGACTGACCCTGAATGCACagggccctgctcctgcctctgcgAACCCCTGTCAAAGCCACTCTCCGTGCTGGACCAGGGGAAACATGGAGCAGTTATTCCAGACTGGTAGAGAAGAGCCCGTTCCCCACCCTAAGAGGCTCCCGCACAGCAGCTAGTTATTGCTTGCTCTAATAGCATTAGTTCTTTACCTGCAAGAGTTCCTGGATCAAAGGAAATGTAAATTATTCCTAAAAGCTCTTCTGAGGCTTCCTCCAGCATGGAAAAGCCTCTCAGCAGGCACAAAGGGAGCTGGCTCCACAGCAAAGCTCTCCGGGGCAGGGATGTGCCGGGACAAGaaggaggcaggagagcaggggagcagagggctgaGCGCCCAGCAGCGAGGCAGCGTGTGCCCGCTGAGCAGCAAAGCTTTGCACCCACCTACCCCAGCGCTGAGCTCTGCCACCTCAAAATCCTGCTGCATGGAGCTGCCgagggcagggggaggtggTCACTCGGTGCGAGGTGCCATCAGCCAGGGTGACAAGTCCAGGGGTCTATATGGTGTCACACCCAGGGGGTGGCAAAGGAATGGCAGAGTTCATCTGGACGATGCATTTGAAGAGGAAAGCACTTTTCTTGCTACTATAGTGGCTCAAATACGCTGTACAGGGCTTGCAGAGGGTGCACATTAAATATCCCACCAGCACGGTACTTCTGCCAGTCCCtatcacattttctgttttataatgAGGAACTTTATTAGTATTTAAGTATgcagtttaaattttaaaggcCACCCACTATACTTACACGCCATATGACGAAGTGCATAAGTATACCTGCTCCAATTTATTCTTCTAgtatttttagtaaaatatGGTTTTAATGACTTTGTCTTCcccgtaaaaaaaaaaaatgcacatttttctttaataagttCATGACATTCAAGCTACTAATTTTCCTTACCATCACATCCCTTTTTGGGCACAGAATAAAGGGGAtattgaatataaaaaaaacagggtttttttccaagttggaaatgaagaaatacaaaaatactgaGCTCTTTAGTTctaaagttttttaaaaaattccctCAGCAGGTCAGAAAAGTGATAAAatgcttttgtctctgtttcagTGGGAGGTTAGTTTTGCCTCCGGCATACTGAGCATCATGGGCGCCTCAGTGCAATTTGCTGCTGCCGTTGCATCTCCTTTCCTTGGCCCATACCACTACCACTCGCTTGCTGGGATCACTGGGACCAGCTGCCTGGGCTATGCAGTCCTGTCCCCTTTCCCTGCGCTGACCTCCCAAACCTCTGCAAAGACCCGTCGCATTATACGTGGAACCACCTCACCCTGAAAATCCTAGACCTGGGCTTGAGTTTGGCCATATTCTGTGCATCTCTGGGTTTTGTGATGACTTTTGGGAGACTGCTCCAGTTTGGACATTTAAACATGAGCGTTGGTGACAGCGGGGAAGGTGGATTGCTGCCTGTAACACCAGCCAGGATGGCACGGCAGTGCAAGGACAGACCGTTCCTGAACACACCCGCACTGCATTTGTGCTCCAGTAGTGCCCCTGAAGCCAAGGCATCATTCCAGCTTTAAATCACTTTATTGAACAGTAATTTGGCCCTTTAGTTGGAATGGTGCTGGGGTGTAAAGGGTGCAAAGGGACACATCTTTAGCACACATAGCCTGAGCCTCTGAATTTAAAGGGTGGGCAAATATTTATACAATTGCTTTTGACAAAAAAGCAGAACCTGAAGATTTGCCTTTCTGCTCTTCCTTATGACTGTGAATGCTGCACTGCCATTAATGCACAGAGCCATTAAAACCTGCGCAGAGATAGATCTGTTACCCGACCAGCAAAAGAGGCGTCAAAAATAACCACCATCCAGCACATATCATCCCTGCTCCAGGTAGAGCCTCAGGCAGCAGCACCTCAACGgcgtgggaggaggagaggtgagggCAGGAGCAGTATGGGGAGGAACAGCCCTTTGGGTGACCTGGAGCAGAGCCAGAGCCCAAGAACCATGCTCCCGACTGGCTCCCGCATGAGGCACAGCGCCAATTTCCAGCCCCGACCTACCTCCAGCCCACACACCTTGGAGGACTCACTGCTGGTTCAGACACTTGCAAATTTTGCTGTGCTGGGGAAAATCTCAACTTTCATGCATCCCATCCCTTGggggtttttcttccctttaacCTTTGTTTGGAGCCAGTCTTGAATCCACAAAAATCATGGTGTTTCCGTGACGGCAGCCCACCAGTGGGCTCCTCCAGGGCATCAGAAGGAGCAAAACATGGCCAGtgcttcctcctgctccagcatcaCAGCCCCATCCTAtcacctctccctcctcttgtGCTGAAGTAGGTGGCAAACTGCTTTGGGCAGAGCTCTGTCTGCTTCAGTACTACTGGCATTTACCGAGTGGTGAATCACGCTGCACAAGCGATGTAGGAGCAGGTATCAGACCATGATATCAGcttgtgggggggggggcgtagAAAGACCAAGAGGGTTTGCAGTCTCAAGGGCTGGACAGCCGTTGCATTTTGTAATCCCCTAAGCTTCATTAATAAAAGATCTGTAATTTTCATGCCCTCCCTGGTATTTCACAGAGGATGAAATGATCCTTTGTTATTCACAGACACTGCTTTGCTTCCAACACACAGCATTTCTCCTGCCCCCCCTTCAGCAgagccctctgctccccacccaAAGCACGCAAAGGGCCTCGCCGAGACCAGAAGCATCTCCTGAGCCGTCCTCTCCTTGAGTGGGGCAGGATATCGGCCCTTTGCAGGGTCCAGCCCCTCTTGCCCAAGCGTTTTCTCCCGCAGGCAACACAGCCGGTACCTTGCCCTGAGACCAGCTCCAACCGAGCGCCCAATTGATCCGCCGCTCTTGAGGCTCTTCCAAAACCCCATCCCTTCCCTGCAGCGCTTCTTGTCTGCCCTCAGACCGAGATTTATGAGGGTTATCCATGGATGCGGTTGCAAGAAAGACGCCAAAAGCTTTTGTTGCAACTAAACCAGCAAAATGCTCTTGACTTACCTGATCCTCACCAAGGGGTTACAGGCAGGACACCCAGACACACGCAGCAGGCTCTGAAGTGGGACCTGGGGAGGCAGCGTGGACGCGTGCCAACCTGGCAATGGGGTTTCATTTAACAAGCGCAGATTTAAGTGTGGAAATCAAATATGAAACAGTCGTAGCCAGCATTGTCTGCATTCTTGGAGTGGCACTGAactagcagaaagaaaagaactgagacactggcccagaCATGCTCCAGCTGTCTGCGACTACCTCTGCCCTCCTCCACTGAATGTAACTATTcagcttgttttcatttcattattgGATGTTATTTTTGCAACCAGGgaaaagaatagaaaaggagggggggaaaaaaaaaaaagtccttaaaatgcttttgggtttgtttttaagaaccagaccatttctttcctttttatcagAGATAAAGTACACTTTCAGAAGCGCATGAGGCCTGTGGTATTGTTAGTCAAGCATTTGTTTCTCAAATAAAGTCCTTTATCTCAGAGGCAGCACTGTGGTTATTCACGTAAGTCGTACTCATTTAGTACCAAGCAACATGCAATTAAATAGCCATATAAAACACCCACTGGGTGAGCAACAGCTGCCTACAGGTAACCTTAAATTTCATGCGCTCACTTGCCAAATGTTTCAGCTCCAGCCATATAAATCCCCATTTGCCtgtgggagcagggcaggcccTTTCCTCCATCACCGTGGGCAGGCACTCCTTCACCCGGCTCTCCATGAGCTGGTTAAAGCCTGATGCTGCAGATGACTATTAACAGCAGTGCTTCTCGACCCACCACAGGGCcagcccttccctcctctgTCTTCCTCTCAAGAGCACGGCTTATccatttttcatgttaaaaagaATTCACATCCAAGAttcaataattatttctttcccccctctttAACACCAGTTTTGCTTGACAGGGAAATGCCAGCATGCACCGCCCGTCCCCCCCAGCTGGGGACACTCCACCCTATGAAAGCTCAAACACTTGCCAAACAAAGGGCCAGGACTATATGGTTTCCCACTGAGCATAGTGGAAATTCCCAGTTTGTGCTGGactgctctggaaaaaaatctcccctCCATTTTGATGCTGATACacttcagcacagcagcaagTTTTCAATGGTGCTCCAAGGGGACAGCAGGATTCAGAGAATTTCttacaattttatttatctCCCTCTTGGGGACAAAGCATATACACTAAACCAGAAGCTCTCTTCCTATCAGCTTTTGCACCCTCCTGCAGTATTCCTGGCAGGAGAAGGTCAGATATGCTTTAGTGTGAGTTGTCTCTCCAAATGTTGTTTTGTAACATCCAAAGCAGGTCTGTGATTCTAAATTTGGATATTTTAAGCTCCAACCAAGATTTTGAAATGCACATAAAATAACCGCTCACTACGTGCAGATCATTGCTTCCTAATGAATGGCATTGCTCTAAGGATTTGcatggaaaaaagttttaatcttatttttaccTTATTCCAGCCAGTTCAACGAGGGGAGAGCCCTTCCTACCTCCTCCTCCAGCGTGGTCCTCCCCTGCACCGTCCGGACCTGAGCACAGCATTCACCAGCAATACTAGAGACATCACGCACGGCACTCCACTCCCCAGGGTGCtgagccagccctgccaggcAGTCTGGGGTCCCGAATAAGTTTTAAAGCAGGTTGGAAGACGGGAAAGAAATTTTGGAATGTTTGTTGAAATTatgttctttccattttatgGCATCCAAATTAGatcatttcctttttcatcctgacttttttaccttttagtagtttttaatttttcattcaatgaaaattaattctcaTACTAGACTCTAATTTCCGTTCATTAAGGATAAAAGATGATTTCAAGTAATGAGTTTCTCCAAATCCAGAAACCCTAAACATATGCTCAACACCAAGCTTATGAGCAACTCCATTTACCTTAATATGCGTGCATATCTctaagcatgtgcttaagtgGTTTGTTGGCAAAAGCTGGAGTGCTTATCCTTTTCCAGATGACCCTATTTAATATTTACTGGTATTAATCTGCTCAATAACTATAAACACCAGAAAAACACACATTGAATTAGCTTTACACAGAGCTTTCCCAAACATGATTTCTAGATTACCCAGGAGGGTCAAACTGTTCCATACTCAAGGGCTGACCCCAAAGCCACAGGAATCGGTGGAAGGGTGTTGACCAATTACACCAGTTTTGGGAGGAGATCCCCTGTGAGCAGAAACACCTTTCTGGTTTTGGCACTGTGACTAATAGGGATAACAAACGCTCTATGCTGACAttaagaaaatttgttttatatattgACATCCTGTTAACCTCCAGCGCACTTAAAGGAAGC
This DNA window, taken from Nyctibius grandis isolate bNycGra1 chromosome 8, bNycGra1.pri, whole genome shotgun sequence, encodes the following:
- the TMEM212 gene encoding LOW QUALITY PROTEIN: transmembrane protein 212 (The sequence of the model RefSeq protein was modified relative to this genomic sequence to represent the inferred CDS: inserted 1 base in 1 codon), whose protein sequence is MKLPERYLLPLGFISNFFFFNFLLFSPVFSYKPWFVRCCLASPVWNGALWEVSFASGILSIMGASVQFAAAVASPFLGPYHYHSLAGITGTSCLGYAVXVPFPCADLPNLCKDPSHYTWNHLTLKILDLGLSLAIFCASLGFVMTFGRLLQFGHLNMSVGDSGEGGLLPVTPARMARQCKDRPFLNTPALHLCSSSAPEAKASFQL